GGGGCTCACGATGCAGTACGTAATTGGCATCATCGTCTTCATTATTGTCATAATGTTGTTTGGATACATAGCGAAAAAGAAGATATTTAAAGAACTAGACAAGTTAGAATCATGGAAGATGGATTTAATGAATAAACCAGTACCTGCTGAACTCTCAAAGGTGAAGCAATTAAACATGACTGGTCAAACCGAAGAGATGTTTGAAAAATGGAGAAAATCATGGGATGAAATTGTAACCTTTTATTTACCAGAAATTGAAGAGTTCTTATTTGATGCAGAAGACTATACGGATAAATATAGGTTCAAGGCAGTTAAATCCACTCAACTAGAAATTCAAAAGAAGCTTCAGTTTGTAGAAGAACAGATTGAAAAAATAATTAAAGGTTTACATGACCTATTAGGCAGTGAAGAAAAAAATAAACAAGATGTTGCTGAAGCGAAAGAAAAATACCGTGAGCTGAAGAGAACCTTAATTACAAATCGTCATGCATACGGAAAAGCAGAGGTTCGATTAGAGGTATTGTTAGATGAAATTCTCATGGAGTTTGAAAACTTCGAAAATGCAACCACTAATGGAAATGTTTTAGAGGCAAGAGAAATTGTATTGAATATGAAAGAACAGCTTGTAAAATTTGAAGAAAAACTTGAACACATACCTAGATTACTATCTTTTTGTTCACAGGAACTCCCGGCTAAAACAAAGGAAATTTCAAACGGACATGGAGAGATGGTTGAACAAGGATATGAACTCTCTCATCTTCAGATTGAAAAAGAAGTGAACCGACTAAACAAGCAAGCGGAAACGTATATTGAGTATTTACATAAAGCTGAGATTGATGAAGTGCTAGAAGGTGAGACGGAATTAAGGGAAAGTGTTGAGCTTCTCTATGATGTCCTTGAAAAGGAAGTACATGCTAGACAATATGTGGCTAGTCACAAAAATGAAACGGAAGAACGGCTCAATCTGTTAATTACGGAAGGAAAGAGAATCGAAAAAGAAACCAACTTTGTGAAACAGTCTTATCATATCCATGAGTCAGAACTTGAAGCATTTAAGCAAATGGATAAAAAATTGGTTACGTTAGAGACAAAGTTGAAAAATCTTGTTGAGAAAGTAGCTGAACATAAGCTAGCTTATTCAATCCTCAAAGATGAGTTGACAAAGATTTCAGAGGAACTAGATATAATTAGACAGGAGCAAAGTGCTTTTGCTGAAAAGCTTCACATGTTGCGTAAGGATGAATTAGAAGCAAGAGAGCAGCTACAAGAACTAAGACAAAAGAGTACAGAGGTTAGAAGGCTTGTATCTAAAAGTAATCTTCCAGGACTACCTGAAGAGTATAAATTCTTATTAGAAGATGCCCACCATTCTTTGGAAGAAGTGTATCAAAGCCTAGGGGAAAAACCTCTGAATATTGCAGTCGTTCAATCCGCACTAGAAAACGCCGAGGCATTTATGTCAAAGCTTCATGAGCAAACAATTGAAATGATTGAAAATGTACAATTTGCTGAATTTGTAATCCAATATGGAAACCGTTATAAGCGTGCAAATTCACACACTAAACAACAATTAGAGAAAGCTGAGTCTGCTTTTAGGAATTACCAATACTCCACTGCTCTTGAGGAAGCTGTAGCCGCAATTGAAGAAGTGGAACCAGGAGCTATTAAAAAGCTTGAAGCTTGGCTAAATGAAGATCAACAAAAAAATTGACCCATGTGGTCAATTTTTTTTGTTTCCCTACCTATTTTTGAGGGATTATGATAATATGTACTGTTGAATTATAGATGTAAGGGGAGAGGGAAATGATTTACTTTGATAATAGTGCAACCACAAAACCTTTTGATGAAGTAGTACAATCCTTTACAACGGTAGCTACCCAATACTTTGGAAATCCATCTTCCCTTCATGGACTAGGTGCGGAAGCGGAAAAACTAATGACGAAAGCAAGAGAGCAAATTGCCCAGTTATTACACGTACAGCCTAAGGAAATCATATTTACCTCGGGCGGAACGGAAAGCAATAACCTTGCTTTAAAAGGTACGGCTTTGGCACTTAAATCCCGTGGAAAGCACATTATTACATCCAGTGTTGAGCATGCATCCGTTAAGCAGGCGTGTTTACAACTTGAAGAACTTGGATTTGAAATTACGTATTTACCTGTTGATTGTACTGGAAAAGTTAACATAGAAGAATTACAAAAGGCGATTAGACCTGAAACCATTCTAGTATCGCTTATTCACGTTCAAAACGAAGTTGGAACTATCCAACCAATTCAAGCGGTTGGGGAAATACTAAAGGACTATCCAAAAATTCATTTCCATGTAGACCATATACAAGGAATAGGGAAAGTTCCCCTATCATTAAACAAAAGTCATGTTGACCTTTGTTCTTTTTCGGCGCATAAATTTAATGGACTAAAGGGAACTGGATTTTTATATGTAAAAGAAGGAACCATTCTTTGGCCGTTGTTATCTGGTGGTAGCCAAGAAGGAACCTTACGGAGTGGTACTGAAAATGTATCAGGTTTTGTTTCAATGGCTAAAGCCTTAAGAATGACGCTTGAAAAAAAGGAAATGGTCCTTCCAAAGATAGAAGAGATGAAACAATTCCTTCAGAAAGAACTTCAAAAGTTTGAACATGTAGTCATCAATACTCCTGAAGATTCTGCACCGCATATTTTAAATATAGCTTTTGAAGGGATTAAAGGCGAAGTTCTTGTTCATGCACTAGAGGAACATGGTGTTTACGTATCTACTACAAGTGCTTGTTCTTCGAAAAAGAAAGCACATAGTGATACATTAGAAGCAATGGGAGTTCCGGAACAAATAGCAAAAGGAGCACTGAGAATCTCTCTATCATGGCATAATACAATGGAAGAATGTCGCGTATTTTTAAAAGCATTAGAATCATGTGTAAACATGTTAAACAAAACAATGAGGAGATCAACATGAACTACGATAGAATCTTAATCCGTTATGGTGAACTTTCTACTAAGGGTAGAAATAGAAATACATTTATTAGCCTACTAAAAAACAATTTGCGATGGGCTTTAAAAGATTTATCGAAAGTAAAAATTGAGTCCAATCGAGACCGAGCGTATGTGCTACTGAATGGCGAAGATGTTCAGACAGTAATGAAACGTTTAAAGGGTATTTTCGGGATTCAATCATATAGCCCGGTTATTAAAGTAGAAAAGACACCTGAGGCCATTCAAGAAGGAGTTTATGAACTACTTCGTACACAATCTAGCCCGAACGAAACCTTTAAAATTACAACCAAAAGGGCAGATAAAACGTTCCCATTAGATACAAATGGTGTAAATCAATTATTAGGGGGACACATACTAAAAAGTGAGCTTGGCTTAAAAGTAAATGTTCATAACCCTGACTTCAATGTCCTAGTTGAGATTCGAAAGGAAGCTGTGTATATTTCAGTTGAAATTATCCAAGGTGCTGGCGGTCTCCCAGTAGGTTCGAGTGGAAGAGCTATGCTAATGCTTTCAGGTGGTATTGATAGTCCAGTGGCTGCCTATTTAGCGATGAAACGTGGAGTAGAAGTAGAGGCCGTTCACTTTTATAGTCCACCTTACACCAGTGAAAGAGCTAAACAAAAAGTATTAGATTTAGTAAAAGTTTTAAGCTCTGTGTCTGGTAAGATCAAGCTTCACATCGTTCCTTTTACAAAGATACAAGAAAAAATCCAAGAACAGGTTCCAAGTAATTATTCCATGACCTCAACTAGAAGATTTATGTTAAAAATTACAGATCGAATTCGAGAGAAGAATAATGGTCTTGCGATTATTACCGGGGAAAGCTTAGGACAAGTAGCTAGTCAAACATTAGAAAGCATGTATGCTATAAACGATGTAACCTCGACACCTGTTCTTAGGCCACTGCTGGCTATGGATAAAACAGAAATTATGGGGATAGCGGATGATATTGGTACAATAGATATTTCAAATAGACCTTACGAAGATTGTTGTACCATTTTCACTCCGAGTATGCCTAAAACAAAACCTAAGAAAGAAAAGGTTGAAAAATATGAGAGCTTCGTCGATTTTACAGAAGTAATGGATGAAGCTGTAAACAATATCGAAACGATTACCATTACACCAGAAGAAAAGAAAGAAGAGAAGGAAGCCGACCTATTTTAAGATTCAGGCTGGTTTGGGCTTCTTAATTAGGACATCCCCAAAATAGGGATTTCCAATTGCCATATTTGGTTTAAACAACACCCAAATAAGTTGTAATTCTGAGAACAATTACCAAGATTGAATTCTGAATGAATCTCCTTGTTTTGTAGCAATATATACTCACAAGGAGGTGAACAAACATGGCAAACAACAATAGCTCAAACCAACTTCTTGTTCCTGGTGTACAACAAGCTCTTGATCAAATGAAGTATGAAATTGCTCAAGAATTTGGAGTTCAACTTGGTGCTGATGCAACTTCACGCGCTAACGGTTCTGTTGGTGGTGAAATCACTAAGCGTCTAGTATCTATGGCTGAAAGCCAACTAGGCGGAGGATCATTCTAAGAAATTAACCTAAAAGAATAAAATGGCTACGAGAACGGGCATCATGCCCGTTCTTTTATTTTTGTTGTAGGAAAGAAATCGAATCTTTGCAAAATTCCTCTTAACCTGTAAAATAAGGAAAAGCGGCAGCTTCTGGCTGCACGCTTTTTTGATGAACGATAATATACGTTAGGAGAATGTACGATGGGAACACTTTGGTTTGGTGGCTCCATATATACAATGGTTTCAGAAGGTGAAACGGTTGAAGCCGTCTATACAAGTAACGGGAAAGTGATTGAAACGGGAAGGTTATCTGACCTCCGAAGTCGATATATTACAGAAATCACACATGAATATGATCTTTGTGGAGGGATGATGATCCCAGGGCTAGTAGATAGTCATATGCATCTAATTGGACATGGGGAGTCTCTTTTACGATTGGACTTAACAACGACTCGTTCCAGGGAGGAATTACTAGAAGCCATTCAACAGCGTGCAGAATCCTCTTTAGAAGGACAATGGATAATTGGTGAAGGCTGGGATGAAAATAATTGGTTAAAAGCTGATATCCCTACTTCTGCTGAACTAAGTGCGGTTTCACCAAATAATCCTGTCATGCTAAAAAGAACTTGTCGACATGCTATTTTAGTTAATGAAGAAGCTTTACGTCTAGCAGGTATTGATAATAACACTCCTTCTCCACAAGGTGGTGTAATTGAGAAGGATATGAATGGTACCGTCACAGGGTATTTAAAGGACCAAGCCCAAGAAATAGTATATGGGATTCTTCCAAAAGTAGATGACCTGTACCTAGAAAATGCACTTCAAACTGGAATAAAAAGCGCATGGAAACTGGGGCTCACCGGAGCACATACAGAGGATTTGAGTTACTATGGGGACTTTAAAACGACATATGCTACCTTTGAAAAAGTTATTAACCAATATAACATGCCATTTAGAGCACATTTGTTAGTTCACCATACTGTCATAGATGAGTGGAAGGAAGCAGGGCATGACAAGCCTAAAGATAACCCCTTCATTCAATTTGGTGCCATGAAAATATTTGCTGATGGGGCTTTGGGAGGAAGAACCGCATTATTAAGTCATCCATATGCTGATGACCCTTCTACAAATGGGGTAGCGATTCATTCCAAAGATGAGCTTCATGCATTAGTGCAAAAAGCTAGATCATTCAATCTTCCTATTGCTGTTCATACCATCGGGGATTTAGCTTTTGAGCAAGTTTTGGAAGCAATTGAAAAATATCCGACTCCAGATGGTACGAGAGATCGATTCATCCATGCACAAATTTTACGTAAGGAACTTGTGGAAAGATGTAAAGATTTATCCGTTATCTTTGATATACAACCAAGATTTGTTGCATCTGACTTCCCGTGGGTATTAGAGAGGGTAGGAACTGAGCATTATGACTATCTCTATGCTTGGAAGACATTATTAAGAGATGGGATTGCATTAGCAGGAGGATCCGATGCTCCGATTGAGCCTCTAAGTCCATTATTAGGAATTCATGCAGCTGTAACCAGAACAAAACCAGGAGATCCTACTCATCAAGTTTTTATTCCCGAGGAATGTTTATCTATGTATGAGGCGGTATCTCTATTTACTAAAGGGTCTGCTTACGCAGAAAACAGTGAAAGTACGTTCGGTATGATTGAAAAGGGAATGAGAGCTGATTTTACTGTGCTTCATAAAGACTTGTTTAAAGCTTCACATGATGAAATATTAGATACGAAAGTAGTTATGACAGTAATTGATGAAAAGCCAGTTTTCCTTAATGAAGAAACTCCTATAATTTGTAATTCTTTGTAAAATCTTTTTGATACACAAATGTGGTCACCTGTACTATAATTATTTCGACTATAGAAATAATAAGGGGGGACCATGATGAATCAAGAAGTAGATAGAATCGGTATGATTTACACCGCTCTATCCTATATCTTTTGGGGATTTCTCCCGATTTATTGGAAATGGCTAGACCATGTGGGGGCTTATGAAATTTTGGCTCATCGAATCATCTGGTCCTTTGTTTTTATGCTTGGGCTGCTGTCTCTGACTAAGGGCTTTCATAAGATAAAAGCAACAATGACTTATCTTGTAGAAAAAAAGAGTAGACTAATCGCACTTATTTCAGCATCATTTTTAATTACAATTAATTGGTTGTTGTATATATACGCGGTTAACACAGAACATATTGTTCAAACTAGCTTGGGTTATTATATTAACCCTCTTGTTAGTGTTTTGCTAGGGATTGTTTTCTTAAAAGAGACACTTTCAAAGTTAGAAATTGTGTCTTTAATGCTAGCGATGATTGGCGTATTAGTAATGACTATTTCCTACGGTCATATCCCATGGCTCTCACTAGGTTTAGCTTTTAGCTTTGGGATCTATGGTTTGTTAAAAAAAGTGGTAAAAGTTGAATCCTCTGTTGGACTTACTTTAGAAACACTAATCACATTGCCGATTGCATTAGTTTTTGTCTTTTGGCTATCTGGACAAGAAATGTCATCGTTTATGCAGGTTAACCCTCAAACCACTATTTTATTTATTGGTTCCGGGGTTGTGACAGCTGTTCCTTTACTATGTTTCGCAATGGGAACACAGAGAATTCCGCTATACTTGGTTGGATTCCTTCAGTATATCGCACCTAGTTTAATGCTTATTTTAGGAGTATTCCTGTATGGTGAGCCTTTCACGTCGATTGAACAGGTGGCATTTACTTTTATATGGGGTGCACTAGCTCTATTGACGTTTTCTAAGATGAAAAAGCCAAAGTTTAAAAACAAATTTAAAGCGAAGAAACAAGAAGTGCAGGTATAAGTGACAGCCCTTTTGTCACACGGAAACCTACATTTTTTTAAAAAATGGAACCCCTGTCCGGCTAGTTGAATGAGCAGACAGGGGTCCAGTATTTTCTAAAAAAGGCTTGTTTTCAAGGTTATATGGACAGTGACTCCGCTATAAAAACGACCGCTTTACTTTCTCCCAAAAAGAGTTATCTTTTAACTTCACTGTTTTTATCTTTTTCCCACTAAGCTCTATATCAACCTTCTCGACGTGTTGAATACTTAATGCCTCATTATCCATCCCCATTGTTGGATAGTCATTTCCATCCTGGACAACTCGTAGTGTTAGCTTTCTATTCTCACTTAAGATAAAAGAAGAACCGAGTGTTCGATACCGATTATTGTTTAGTGAGGCAAGTTCACTCACTTGCATACAAGGAAGCATCGGATCAACAACTGCACCGTTCAAAGACTTATTGTAGGCTGTACTTCCAGTTGGAGTAGCCACCACCATCCCGTCCCCACGGAATGTTTCAAAATGAAGTTCATCGATATAGACATCCAGAGCAAATGTTTTAATAATAGCAGATCGAATACTAAATTCATTCAAACAATAGAATTTTGTTTCATCATCTACGGTTGCTTGAATAGTAGGGTATCTACGAACTTCAATTTGTTCATTTGATATAGCTTCTATCATTTTTCCTTCATCATCTGCATGGAAATCACAATACATACTTAAAGTTCCAGTTGTGGAGATACCTGCATATAAACAGTCTTCACGAAAACCTGTTTTGCGAACAGCCTGTAAAAAAGAAGCGTCACCACCAACACTGACAATAATGTTGGCCAGTGTATAGTCTGGTACAACATGAAATCCATATTTACTAGCCAATTCATTTAAAGACTGAACAACTCTTACAGATGTGTCGTCTGGATGGTGATGAAAATACATGTTTCGTCTGTCATTAGTCATCAGCTTCCCTCCTCCTGAGTAGTATAGCTCATTTCCCCTTTTTTTAACATTTTGTTAATATATTGGTATTGTTGGTTTGAATTGGACTAGACTTACAGGAGGAAGAAACACACATGATGAATTGGAAAAGATGGTTGGCGATTGGTATTGCAGTGGTGCTTTTCATTGGTTCGTCCATTCTAAATTTTGCTACTTCTGTTTTCTTCGGAGAATCAGGTAGTGCCTTAGAAAGCTGGCTTGATGAAGGAGATAAAGAATTTGAAGAGACCGTAATCGAGGAAGGAAACACGAACCAAAAAATCGTTGTCTTAAAGCTTGAAGGAGTTATTCAAGATACAGGGAGTGCT
This genomic stretch from Bacillus carboniphilus harbors:
- the ezrA gene encoding septation ring formation regulator EzrA → MQYVIGIIVFIIVIMLFGYIAKKKIFKELDKLESWKMDLMNKPVPAELSKVKQLNMTGQTEEMFEKWRKSWDEIVTFYLPEIEEFLFDAEDYTDKYRFKAVKSTQLEIQKKLQFVEEQIEKIIKGLHDLLGSEEKNKQDVAEAKEKYRELKRTLITNRHAYGKAEVRLEVLLDEILMEFENFENATTNGNVLEAREIVLNMKEQLVKFEEKLEHIPRLLSFCSQELPAKTKEISNGHGEMVEQGYELSHLQIEKEVNRLNKQAETYIEYLHKAEIDEVLEGETELRESVELLYDVLEKEVHARQYVASHKNETEERLNLLITEGKRIEKETNFVKQSYHIHESELEAFKQMDKKLVTLETKLKNLVEKVAEHKLAYSILKDELTKISEELDIIRQEQSAFAEKLHMLRKDELEAREQLQELRQKSTEVRRLVSKSNLPGLPEEYKFLLEDAHHSLEEVYQSLGEKPLNIAVVQSALENAEAFMSKLHEQTIEMIENVQFAEFVIQYGNRYKRANSHTKQQLEKAESAFRNYQYSTALEEAVAAIEEVEPGAIKKLEAWLNEDQQKN
- a CDS encoding cysteine desulfurase family protein — encoded protein: MIYFDNSATTKPFDEVVQSFTTVATQYFGNPSSLHGLGAEAEKLMTKAREQIAQLLHVQPKEIIFTSGGTESNNLALKGTALALKSRGKHIITSSVEHASVKQACLQLEELGFEITYLPVDCTGKVNIEELQKAIRPETILVSLIHVQNEVGTIQPIQAVGEILKDYPKIHFHVDHIQGIGKVPLSLNKSHVDLCSFSAHKFNGLKGTGFLYVKEGTILWPLLSGGSQEGTLRSGTENVSGFVSMAKALRMTLEKKEMVLPKIEEMKQFLQKELQKFEHVVINTPEDSAPHILNIAFEGIKGEVLVHALEEHGVYVSTTSACSSKKKAHSDTLEAMGVPEQIAKGALRISLSWHNTMEECRVFLKALESCVNMLNKTMRRST
- the thiI gene encoding tRNA uracil 4-sulfurtransferase ThiI, with product MNYDRILIRYGELSTKGRNRNTFISLLKNNLRWALKDLSKVKIESNRDRAYVLLNGEDVQTVMKRLKGIFGIQSYSPVIKVEKTPEAIQEGVYELLRTQSSPNETFKITTKRADKTFPLDTNGVNQLLGGHILKSELGLKVNVHNPDFNVLVEIRKEAVYISVEIIQGAGGLPVGSSGRAMLMLSGGIDSPVAAYLAMKRGVEVEAVHFYSPPYTSERAKQKVLDLVKVLSSVSGKIKLHIVPFTKIQEKIQEQVPSNYSMTSTRRFMLKITDRIREKNNGLAIITGESLGQVASQTLESMYAINDVTSTPVLRPLLAMDKTEIMGIADDIGTIDISNRPYEDCCTIFTPSMPKTKPKKEKVEKYESFVDFTEVMDEAVNNIETITITPEEKKEEKEADLF
- a CDS encoding alpha/beta-type small acid-soluble spore protein, giving the protein MANNNSSNQLLVPGVQQALDQMKYEIAQEFGVQLGADATSRANGSVGGEITKRLVSMAESQLGGGSF
- a CDS encoding amidohydrolase produces the protein MGTLWFGGSIYTMVSEGETVEAVYTSNGKVIETGRLSDLRSRYITEITHEYDLCGGMMIPGLVDSHMHLIGHGESLLRLDLTTTRSREELLEAIQQRAESSLEGQWIIGEGWDENNWLKADIPTSAELSAVSPNNPVMLKRTCRHAILVNEEALRLAGIDNNTPSPQGGVIEKDMNGTVTGYLKDQAQEIVYGILPKVDDLYLENALQTGIKSAWKLGLTGAHTEDLSYYGDFKTTYATFEKVINQYNMPFRAHLLVHHTVIDEWKEAGHDKPKDNPFIQFGAMKIFADGALGGRTALLSHPYADDPSTNGVAIHSKDELHALVQKARSFNLPIAVHTIGDLAFEQVLEAIEKYPTPDGTRDRFIHAQILRKELVERCKDLSVIFDIQPRFVASDFPWVLERVGTEHYDYLYAWKTLLRDGIALAGGSDAPIEPLSPLLGIHAAVTRTKPGDPTHQVFIPEECLSMYEAVSLFTKGSAYAENSESTFGMIEKGMRADFTVLHKDLFKASHDEILDTKVVMTVIDEKPVFLNEETPIICNSL
- the rarD gene encoding EamA family transporter RarD, with the protein product MNQEVDRIGMIYTALSYIFWGFLPIYWKWLDHVGAYEILAHRIIWSFVFMLGLLSLTKGFHKIKATMTYLVEKKSRLIALISASFLITINWLLYIYAVNTEHIVQTSLGYYINPLVSVLLGIVFLKETLSKLEIVSLMLAMIGVLVMTISYGHIPWLSLGLAFSFGIYGLLKKVVKVESSVGLTLETLITLPIALVFVFWLSGQEMSSFMQVNPQTTILFIGSGVVTAVPLLCFAMGTQRIPLYLVGFLQYIAPSLMLILGVFLYGEPFTSIEQVAFTFIWGALALLTFSKMKKPKFKNKFKAKKQEVQV
- a CDS encoding NAD kinase translates to MTNDRRNMYFHHHPDDTSVRVVQSLNELASKYGFHVVPDYTLANIIVSVGGDASFLQAVRKTGFREDCLYAGISTTGTLSMYCDFHADDEGKMIEAISNEQIEVRRYPTIQATVDDETKFYCLNEFSIRSAIIKTFALDVYIDELHFETFRGDGMVVATPTGSTAYNKSLNGAVVDPMLPCMQVSELASLNNNRYRTLGSSFILSENRKLTLRVVQDGNDYPTMGMDNEALSIQHVEKVDIELSGKKIKTVKLKDNSFWEKVKRSFL